From the genome of Kaistella daneshvariae, one region includes:
- a CDS encoding response regulator, with amino-acid sequence MNSKKIVIVDDDVAILDSLGAMLDFEGFEVNTFERGSEIFGLVEQSYEPNIILLDMWLSGEDGRDICKKLKENERTKNIPVVIMSASRGLEHTALESGANAFIAKPFEIDDIINAVQQLAS; translated from the coding sequence ATGAATTCTAAAAAAATAGTAATTGTCGATGACGACGTTGCAATACTCGATTCCTTAGGAGCCATGCTGGATTTCGAGGGTTTCGAAGTAAATACCTTTGAACGCGGCTCCGAGATTTTCGGTTTAGTAGAACAATCGTACGAACCGAACATCATTCTCTTAGATATGTGGCTTTCAGGTGAAGATGGCCGCGATATCTGTAAAAAGTTAAAAGAAAACGAACGAACTAAAAATATTCCTGTAGTCATCATGTCCGCAAGCCGCGGTTTGGAGCACACCGCACTTGAATCTGGTGCCAATGCTTTCATTGCGAAGCCTTTCGAGATTGATGACATCATCAATGCAGTACAGCAGTTAGCCTCCTAA
- a CDS encoding PAS domain-containing sensor histidine kinase, with product MFVLMKNFLNGTISPESIISLFSQAPVGLALLMGEDFVIENANTQILQFWQKDSQVIGLPILEALPEIADQEFPKILKKVYKTGKTYKGSKTKALLERDGLLHTFYFDFIFAPIFSEGVITGTSVVAIDVTEAVLSERKLQENELLFKELMEISDHSTALYRGEDLVIEFANDQMIKTWGKTRAVIGKKLEEALPELEGQPFIDILKNIFRTGESYIAKEDPVDLEVDGRLQTFYYSFSYRPLRDASGKVYAVWNSATDVTELVQARIQAQNAVREYRDLAEAMPHIVWTTDLEGKLVYYNNSLTNFLNLKEEDIDSFDFSTVIHPEDLIRFKEVWEKSTKEQKFFEMEFRLYNPEKNDFVWFLNRATPILDEDGNLIRWIGTSTNIDEFKTLSAQKDTFLGIASHELKTPLTSLKLYAQVLERMLRKTGDGKNAEFAKKMDVQIVKLTSLIGDLLDVTKINSGKIYLNEDVFDFEKLVVEVVEDQQMSTAYKIDLHAKPVGMVFADRDRIAQVITNLISNAIKYSPKADSIVVTVTDTENYVELSVQDFGIGMAADKKDKVFEQYYRVSGDEQSTFPGLGLGLYISSQIVERSHGKISVESTLGYGSTFCFSLPKVKS from the coding sequence ATGTTTGTATTAATGAAAAATTTCCTGAACGGAACGATCAGTCCGGAATCCATCATTTCTCTTTTCAGTCAGGCTCCAGTAGGCCTTGCCCTGTTAATGGGCGAAGACTTTGTAATAGAGAATGCCAATACACAAATTCTGCAGTTTTGGCAAAAAGATTCGCAGGTGATCGGGTTGCCGATTTTGGAAGCGCTGCCTGAAATTGCCGATCAGGAATTCCCGAAAATTCTGAAAAAAGTTTACAAAACCGGTAAAACGTATAAAGGGTCCAAGACCAAAGCTTTGCTGGAGAGAGACGGGCTGTTGCATACTTTTTATTTTGATTTTATCTTCGCCCCAATTTTTTCTGAAGGAGTCATTACGGGAACTTCCGTCGTTGCAATTGACGTAACGGAAGCGGTTTTAAGCGAAAGAAAGTTGCAGGAAAACGAACTTCTTTTCAAAGAACTGATGGAAATTTCGGATCATTCCACTGCTTTGTACAGAGGGGAAGATTTGGTGATCGAATTTGCCAATGACCAGATGATAAAAACCTGGGGAAAAACCAGGGCTGTAATCGGCAAAAAATTAGAAGAGGCGCTTCCCGAGCTTGAAGGTCAGCCTTTCATTGATATTTTAAAAAATATTTTCCGCACCGGCGAATCATATATCGCTAAAGAAGATCCCGTGGATCTGGAGGTAGACGGTAGACTTCAAACATTTTATTACAGCTTTTCTTACCGTCCACTGCGCGATGCGAGCGGAAAGGTTTATGCGGTCTGGAACAGCGCTACAGATGTTACCGAATTGGTACAGGCACGCATCCAGGCACAGAATGCCGTAAGAGAATACCGCGACTTGGCAGAAGCAATGCCGCATATCGTGTGGACTACCGACCTGGAAGGTAAGCTGGTATATTATAATAATAGTTTAACCAACTTCTTAAACTTAAAGGAAGAAGACATCGACTCGTTTGATTTTTCCACGGTCATTCATCCTGAAGATCTAATCAGGTTTAAAGAGGTTTGGGAAAAATCCACCAAGGAGCAGAAATTCTTTGAAATGGAGTTTCGCCTTTACAACCCCGAAAAAAATGATTTTGTGTGGTTCCTGAACCGCGCGACACCTATTTTAGATGAAGACGGAAATCTGATCCGCTGGATCGGTACAAGCACCAATATCGATGAGTTTAAAACACTTTCCGCGCAAAAAGACACCTTTTTGGGGATTGCGAGTCACGAATTGAAAACGCCTTTGACTTCGCTGAAATTATATGCCCAGGTGCTGGAAAGGATGCTTCGGAAAACAGGAGATGGCAAGAACGCCGAATTTGCGAAAAAAATGGACGTTCAGATCGTAAAATTAACCTCGCTGATTGGTGATTTATTGGACGTAACAAAAATAAATTCCGGTAAAATTTATTTGAACGAGGACGTTTTCGATTTCGAAAAGCTCGTCGTAGAAGTGGTTGAGGATCAACAAATGTCCACAGCTTATAAAATTGACCTGCATGCAAAGCCAGTAGGTATGGTTTTTGCAGATAGGGATCGAATAGCTCAGGTTATTACCAATCTCATTTCTAACGCCATAAAATATTCGCCTAAGGCGGACAGTATTGTGGTAACCGTAACAGACACTGAAAATTATGTGGAGCTTTCGGTACAGGATTTCGGGATTGGGATGGCAGCAGATAAAAAAGACAAGGTTTTTGAACAGTATTATCGCGTGAGTGGCGATGAACAAAGTACTTTTCCGGGTTTAGGTCTGGGTTTGTATATCTCTTCGCAGATTGTTGAAAGATCTCACGGAAAAATTTCTGTAGAAAGTACTTTAGGTTACGGATCAACTTTCTGTTTTTCTCTGCCAAAAGTTAAAAGTTAA
- the secG gene encoding preprotein translocase subunit SecG yields MNTIFTLFMILIMILSVLLIIIVMAQNPKGGGLSGTFGGTSAAQFGVQRTNDFMEKATWWLGGAIVFLILLSVILTANPSSVQSAPVRTETPAPQTAPGTNNPATIPAK; encoded by the coding sequence ATGAATACAATATTTACCTTATTCATGATTCTGATCATGATTTTAAGTGTCTTACTAATCATTATCGTTATGGCGCAAAACCCGAAAGGTGGCGGCCTTTCCGGAACATTCGGCGGTACTTCTGCAGCGCAGTTCGGTGTTCAGCGTACCAATGACTTCATGGAGAAAGCAACATGGTGGTTAGGTGGAGCTATTGTATTTTTAATTCTTTTGAGCGTAATACTTACCGCAAATCCTTCAAGCGTTCAAAGTGCTCCGGTTAGAACGGAAACTCCGGCACCTCAAACAGCACCGGGAACCAATAATCCGGCGACGATACCAGCGAAATAG